AGCACTGCCAGTCACCCGTGCTGGATTATAAAGGACACCCTTGAAAGGAATTACTTCTGCCATTTAGTTCCTCACCTCTGAAAATGTATCTTACTATCAGTGATTTTGTAGAGCGAAATGCTTTTTTAATCTCAATAAAACATCCTTCGCCAAGATTATTCTCAAAAACGATCAGATTGTCACCCTGGCTGGTAGCCGATGGCACGATGAGCCCCTGGAGTCCAGCCTGTCTTGCTGCCAGGCTAATAGCCTGGGTGGTCGAATAATCAGGCGAAATAAGGTTCTCTCTTGACAGTCCAAGTTTTTTAAGGTTAGAGGCCTGCGTAAGGTCCAGCACCTTATAAAGCCTGATATTAATCTCACCTACAACCAACTTTTCTTCCCACATGTTCCGTGGGGCATGGCGTTCGATCTCTTTTATTGCAATCTCCTCTTTAAGTGAACTGTAGAGAACTCCAGTTTCTCCTACTAAGTGATAACGGCCAGGGTAATATCGGTTGCCTTCAGTAGAAAGAATCTTACCTCGAAGGCTTTGAAAAACAACCCTGTAAACAGATTTTTCAAAGGGAAGAGGCGTAAGAGAGGATAACGCCGCGAGATTGAGCCGCGCTGCCATGCGCTAAGAGTAAATTCCCCATTTCAGCATTCCAAGCACATTCCTAACCTGATCCACTTCACCACGCCTCAATAAATCCACCGGACGCTCCTCCCCTAATGTCTTGTTAGGGGAGTGAAACCAGGTTTTCCACAAATCCTTTTTAAGCAGGCTCGCTGCCAACTGA
This is a stretch of genomic DNA from Nitrospirota bacterium. It encodes these proteins:
- a CDS encoding RES family NAD+ phosphorylase; this translates as MAARLNLAALSSLTPLPFEKSVYRVVFQSLRGKILSTEGNRYYPGRYHLVGETGVLYSSLKEEIAIKEIERHAPRNMWEEKLVVGEINIRLYKVLDLTQASNLKKLGLSRENLISPDYSTTQAISLAARQAGLQGLIVPSATSQGDNLIVFENNLGEGCFIEIKKAFRSTKSLIVRYIFRGEELNGRSNSFQGCPL